TACGGGCAAGCTCGGCCTGGCCGGCCGTCAGGCCGCAGTCGACGGGCAGGCAGACGCCGGTGATCGCCGCAGCCTGCGGCCCAGCCAGGAAGGCCACGGCATTGGCGACGTCCTTAGGATCGACGACGCGCTGCAGCGGATACCAGCGACGGGCGTCCTCGAAGACATTGGGATTGGCGGCCGCCCGGGCTTCCCAGGCCTGGGTCTTTACCGTTCCGGGGGCAACGGCATTCGCGCGGATGCCGAATTTTCCATATTCGACGGCGACCAGCCGGGTGAAATGCAGAAGGCCGGCCTTGGCGGCGCTGTAGGCCGGATGTCCGAACACGTTCATGCCATTGACCGAGGCAATATTGACCATAGAGCCCCGCGAGGTCTTCAACTGGTCTTCGACGGCCCGGAA
The window above is part of the Rhizobium sp. WYJ-E13 genome. Proteins encoded here:
- a CDS encoding SDR family oxidoreductase, with amino-acid sequence MTQSVAIVTGAAGDIGAAIADRLAADHDVILLADIDLVTAAAVAGRLGPADRFVAIECDVTSETSVAALAGSAAELGSLRTLVNNAGAARAVSLHDTTPEIWRADNALNLEAAFLCFRAVEDQLKTSRGSMVNIASVNGMNVFGHPAYSAAKAGLLHFTRLVAVEYGKFGIRANAVAPGTVKTQAWEARAAANPNVFEDARRWYPLQRVVDPKDVANAVAFLAGPQAAAITGVCLPVDCGLTAGQAELARTFSQSEHY